Proteins co-encoded in one Bubalus bubalis isolate 160015118507 breed Murrah chromosome 7, NDDB_SH_1, whole genome shotgun sequence genomic window:
- the MXD4 gene encoding max dimerization protein 4 isoform X2, with protein MELNSLLILLEAAEYLERRDREAEHGYASVLPFDGDFARKKTKAAGLVRKAPNNRRAKLRLYLEQLKQLVPLGPDSTRHTTLSLLKRAKMHIKKLEEQDRRALSIKEQLQREHRFLKRRLEQLSAQSLERVRTDSTGSAVSTDDSEQEVDVEGMEFGPGELDSVGSSSDVDDHYSLRGGSCSHGSFGPPCRRPGRPGLS; from the exons ATGGAGCTGAACTCCCTGCTGATCCTGCTGGAGGCGGCCGAGTACCTGGAGCGCAGGGACCGAG AGGCCGAGCACGGCTACGCGTCGGTGCTGCCCTTCGACGGCGACTTCGccaggaagaaaacaaaggcGGCCGGCCTGGTGCGCAAGGCCCCGAACAACAG ACGAGCCAAACTCCGGCTCTACCTGGAGCAGCTCAAGCAGCTAGTGCCCCTGGGCCCGGACAGCACACGCCACACCACACTGAGCCTCCTGAAGCGTGCCAAGATGCACATCAAG aaaCTGGAGGAGCAGGACCGGCGGGCGCTGAGCATCAAGGAGCAGCTGCAGCGGGAGCACCGCTTCCTGAAGCGGCGCTTGGAGCAGCTTTCGGCGCAGAGCCTGGAGCGCGTGCGCACCGACAGCACGGGCTCTGCCGTCTCCACCGACGACTCGGAGCAAG AAGTGGATGTCGAGGGCATGGAGTTTGGCCCCGGCGAGCTGGACAGTGTGGGCAGCAGCAGTGACGTGGACGACCACTACAGCCTGCGGGGCGGCAGCTGCAGCCACGGCAGCTTCGGGCCCCCCTGCAGGCGGCCCGGCCGCCCCGGCCTCTCGTAG
- the MXD4 gene encoding max dimerization protein 4 isoform X1, with product MELNSLLILLEAAEYLERRDREAEHGYASVLPFDGDFARKKTKAAGLVRKAPNNRSSHNELEKHRRAKLRLYLEQLKQLVPLGPDSTRHTTLSLLKRAKMHIKKLEEQDRRALSIKEQLQREHRFLKRRLEQLSAQSLERVRTDSTGSAVSTDDSEQEVDVEGMEFGPGELDSVGSSSDVDDHYSLRGGSCSHGSFGPPCRRPGRPGLS from the exons ATGGAGCTGAACTCCCTGCTGATCCTGCTGGAGGCGGCCGAGTACCTGGAGCGCAGGGACCGAG AGGCCGAGCACGGCTACGCGTCGGTGCTGCCCTTCGACGGCGACTTCGccaggaagaaaacaaaggcGGCCGGCCTGGTGCGCAAGGCCCCGAACAACAG GTCCTCACACAATGAGCTAGAAAAGCACAG ACGAGCCAAACTCCGGCTCTACCTGGAGCAGCTCAAGCAGCTAGTGCCCCTGGGCCCGGACAGCACACGCCACACCACACTGAGCCTCCTGAAGCGTGCCAAGATGCACATCAAG aaaCTGGAGGAGCAGGACCGGCGGGCGCTGAGCATCAAGGAGCAGCTGCAGCGGGAGCACCGCTTCCTGAAGCGGCGCTTGGAGCAGCTTTCGGCGCAGAGCCTGGAGCGCGTGCGCACCGACAGCACGGGCTCTGCCGTCTCCACCGACGACTCGGAGCAAG AAGTGGATGTCGAGGGCATGGAGTTTGGCCCCGGCGAGCTGGACAGTGTGGGCAGCAGCAGTGACGTGGACGACCACTACAGCCTGCGGGGCGGCAGCTGCAGCCACGGCAGCTTCGGGCCCCCCTGCAGGCGGCCCGGCCGCCCCGGCCTCTCGTAG